Proteins encoded by one window of Dioscorea cayenensis subsp. rotundata cultivar TDr96_F1 chromosome 20, TDr96_F1_v2_PseudoChromosome.rev07_lg8_w22 25.fasta, whole genome shotgun sequence:
- the LOC120251157 gene encoding bidirectional sugar transporter SWEET4-like produces the protein MVSTEIIRTAVGIMGNVIALLLFLSPLPTFCRIWKKKTVEQFSAVPYLATLLNCMLWVVYGLPLVHPHSTLVLTINGSGMAIELFYVLMFIVFSDRKNRPRVISMFVAELVFVALVGLMVLLFIHSYQQRSMVVGVLCVFFGTMMYAAPLAAMKLVIQTKSVEYMPLTLSVASFFNGVCWTTYALLKFDLYITIPNGLGVMFAVAQLVLYALYYKSTQRETEERKLNEGLAMQEVVVIGEPASKAYSAAAQNGL, from the exons ATGGTTTCCACTGAGATTATTAGGACAGCGGTTGGGATCATGG GGAATGTGATTGCACTTTTGTTGTTCTTATCACCATT GCCAACGTTCTGTAGGatatggaaaaagaaaacagtGGAGCAGTTCTCGGCAGTGCCATACTTAGCAACACTTCTCAACTGCATGCTTTGGGTGGTCTATGGACTTCCATTAGTTCACCCTCATAGCACTCTGGTGCTCACCATCAATGGCTCAGGCATGGCCATAGAGCTCTTCTACGTCCTCATGTTCATAGTGTTTTCCGATAGGAAAAACCGACCTCGAGTTATCAGCATGTTCGTCGCTGAGCTCGTCTTTGTTGCTCTCGTCGGGCTTATGGTCTTGCTTTTCATCCATTCATACCAGCAACGTTCCATGGTCGTCGGAGTTCTCTGTGTTTTCTTCGGTACTATGATGTATGCCGCTCCGCTTGCTGCCATG AAACTGGTGATTCAAACAAAGAGCGTGGAGTACATGCCTCTGACGCTATCTGTAGCTTCTTTCTTCAATGGTGTTTGCTGGACTACTTATGCTCTACTGAAGTTTGATCTCTATATCACT ATTCCAAATGGCTTGGGCGTGATGTTCGCGGTTGCGCAGTTGGTATTGTATGCACTTTACTACAAATCAACACAGAGAGAGACGGAAGAACGGAAACTAAATGAAGGGCTGGCCATGCAGGAGGTGGTGGTCATCGGAGAACCGGCCAGCAAGGCTTACAGTGCAGCAGCCCAGAATGGCCTGTGA